A region from the Polaribacter sp. Hel1_33_78 genome encodes:
- a CDS encoding FdhF/YdeP family oxidoreductase — MSKNPKEQPPEKLTGIQLTKVPETSVGIKAILSALTHVKSEVGIVKGISLLKNLNQKNGFDCPGCAWPDPDEKRAFLAEYCENGAKAVAEEATKNKVTPLFFATNSIQELSELSDYEIGKSGRITHPMYLPEGKNNYEEISWSKAFHLIAEELNTLNSPDEAIFYTSGRTSNEAAFLYQLFVRQFGTNNLPDCSNMCHESSGAALSETLGIGKGSVTLDDFNHADLVIVIGQNPGTNHPRMLTALSETKKRGGKIMTINPLPEVGLMNYKDPQNPLKWFGKGQDLTDLFLQVKINGDVALLKIILKLMKEKEDAEPNSVFNHQFIQEKTAGIDDLLKDLDTYSIDYLIPQTGLSIEKIKEAASLIINNDKVIICWAMGLTQHKNAVDNIREVVNILLLKGSIGKKGAGTCPVRGHSNVQGDRTMGIWERPKASFLDSLEKEFKFKAPRKYGFDVVEAIEAMSQKKAKVFFGMGGNFISATPDTTFTADALRNCNLTVQVSTKLNRSHLITGKKALILPCLGRSEKDYQTSGAQFVSVENSMGVVHQSKGHLKPCSKELMSETAIVANLANVTLKNSTTNWIDLTNNYDLIRNKIEATIPGFKNFNKRVRIKGGFYLPNNARDNNFKTTTTGKANFSINKPSEIKLENNQFMMMTIRTHDQYNTTIYGLNDRYRGVLNERRVVFMNVDDMKILGLQKLDLVDLTSHFNNEVREAKGFLAIPYSIPKHCTATYFPEANVLVPLKSKADISNTPASKTVIITIKKK; from the coding sequence ATGTCTAAAAACCCTAAAGAACAACCACCAGAAAAATTAACGGGAATTCAATTAACAAAAGTTCCTGAAACATCTGTGGGTATTAAAGCAATTTTATCTGCATTAACGCACGTAAAGAGTGAGGTTGGCATCGTAAAAGGCATTAGTTTATTAAAAAATTTAAATCAAAAAAATGGATTTGACTGCCCCGGTTGTGCATGGCCAGATCCTGATGAGAAAAGAGCTTTTTTAGCTGAATATTGCGAAAATGGTGCAAAAGCAGTCGCTGAAGAAGCAACTAAAAATAAAGTTACTCCGTTATTCTTTGCTACAAATTCGATACAAGAATTATCTGAATTATCAGATTATGAAATCGGAAAAAGCGGACGAATTACACATCCAATGTATCTCCCAGAAGGAAAAAATAATTATGAAGAAATTTCTTGGAGTAAAGCCTTTCATTTAATTGCTGAAGAATTAAATACGTTAAACTCTCCTGATGAAGCTATTTTTTATACCTCTGGAAGAACAAGTAATGAAGCCGCATTTTTGTATCAACTTTTTGTACGGCAATTCGGAACTAATAATTTACCAGATTGCTCTAATATGTGTCATGAATCGAGTGGAGCTGCGCTTTCTGAAACTTTAGGAATTGGAAAAGGATCTGTTACGCTAGATGACTTTAATCATGCAGATTTGGTAATTGTAATTGGGCAAAACCCTGGAACAAACCATCCAAGAATGTTAACTGCTTTAAGCGAAACGAAAAAAAGAGGCGGAAAAATCATGACTATTAATCCACTTCCAGAAGTGGGTTTAATGAATTATAAAGATCCACAAAACCCTCTAAAATGGTTTGGAAAGGGGCAAGATTTAACAGATTTATTTCTACAAGTAAAAATAAATGGTGATGTTGCTTTATTAAAAATCATCTTAAAATTGATGAAAGAAAAAGAAGATGCTGAACCAAATTCTGTATTTAATCATCAATTTATCCAAGAAAAAACAGCTGGCATTGATGATTTACTAAAAGATTTAGACACCTATTCGATTGATTATTTAATACCACAAACTGGGCTATCCATAGAAAAAATAAAAGAAGCTGCATCGCTCATTATCAATAATGATAAAGTGATTATTTGTTGGGCTATGGGTTTAACACAGCATAAAAATGCCGTTGATAATATTCGTGAAGTTGTAAATATTCTACTTTTAAAAGGAAGTATCGGAAAGAAAGGTGCAGGAACTTGTCCTGTTCGTGGACATTCAAATGTTCAAGGAGACAGAACTATGGGGATTTGGGAAAGACCGAAAGCTTCTTTTTTAGACAGTTTAGAAAAAGAATTTAAGTTTAAAGCTCCCAGAAAATATGGTTTTGATGTTGTTGAAGCAATTGAAGCGATGTCTCAAAAAAAGGCAAAAGTATTTTTTGGAATGGGAGGAAATTTTATTTCTGCAACTCCAGATACCACATTTACCGCAGATGCTTTGCGCAACTGTAACTTAACAGTTCAAGTATCTACAAAATTAAATCGAAGTCATTTAATCACGGGTAAAAAAGCACTGATTTTACCTTGTTTAGGACGTTCAGAAAAAGATTATCAAACTTCTGGAGCACAATTTGTTTCTGTAGAAAATTCAATGGGTGTTGTGCATCAATCTAAAGGACACCTAAAACCCTGTTCTAAAGAATTAATGAGTGAAACTGCCATTGTAGCAAATTTGGCTAATGTTACTTTAAAGAATTCAACCACAAATTGGATAGATTTAACTAATAACTACGATTTAATTCGTAATAAGATTGAAGCTACAATTCCTGGTTTTAAAAACTTTAATAAACGCGTAAGAATTAAAGGTGGGTTCTATTTACCAAACAATGCAAGAGATAATAACTTTAAAACAACAACTACAGGAAAAGCAAACTTTAGCATTAATAAACCCTCTGAAATCAAATTAGAAAACAATCAATTTATGATGATGACAATACGAACTCATGATCAATACAACACCACAATTTATGGATTAAATGACAGATACAGAGGTGTTTTAAATGAAAGAAGAGTTGTTTTTATGAATGTTGATGATATGAAAATTTTGGGTTTACAAAAACTAGATTTGGTTGATTTAACTAGTCATTTTAACAATGAAGTAAGAGAAGCAAAAGGTTTTCTGGCAATTCCATATAGTATACCAAAACACTGTACAGCAACCTATTTTCCTGAGGCGAATGTGTTAGTTCCTTTAAAAAGTAAAGCAGATATTAGTAATACTCCTGCTTCAAAAACAGTAATCATTACTATCAAAAAAAAATAA
- a CDS encoding mevalonate kinase, producing MREIISIAPGRTCLFGDHQDYLGLPIIACAINRHITLKARENNSNNFIINLPDINQTRIIPISEKALNLEKEDFFMSALKVLQRYHCIPNTGYEIEITSSIPINAGVSSSSALVVTWVQFLLKAFGPNELLTPESVGQLTFESEVLEFHNPGGKMDQFSIGIGNIIYLETGNDFSYEVLQAPLSGLILAESGVPKETIGLLKRVKEKAWKAITEVQKRIPEFKIEESKVEDLEMYLSFLTDDLKPYLEAAIGNFNITKKALLEFKKEVLDLHEIGDLMNRHHHYLKNLLKITVPKIDTMIDAALNAGALGAKIVGSGGGGSIAVISPKNKEAQIIKAILNAGAKDAYCVAVAKGANVSEINLLK from the coding sequence TTGAGAGAAATTATATCTATAGCGCCAGGAAGAACTTGTTTGTTTGGAGACCATCAAGACTATTTAGGTTTACCAATTATTGCTTGTGCAATTAATAGACATATTACGTTAAAAGCTCGAGAAAACAATTCAAATAATTTCATTATTAATTTGCCCGATATCAACCAAACAAGAATCATTCCTATAAGTGAGAAGGCACTAAATTTAGAGAAAGAAGACTTTTTTATGTCGGCCCTTAAAGTTCTGCAGCGCTATCATTGCATTCCTAATACTGGTTATGAAATTGAGATTACAAGCAGTATTCCGATCAATGCAGGTGTTTCTAGTTCTTCTGCTTTAGTAGTTACTTGGGTTCAATTTTTACTAAAAGCCTTCGGCCCCAATGAATTATTGACTCCAGAATCGGTAGGCCAATTAACTTTTGAATCAGAAGTTTTAGAATTTCATAATCCTGGAGGAAAAATGGATCAATTTAGTATTGGCATTGGAAATATCATTTATTTAGAAACTGGCAATGATTTTTCTTATGAAGTTTTACAAGCTCCTTTATCAGGATTAATTTTGGCAGAATCTGGCGTTCCAAAGGAAACTATAGGGTTGCTAAAAAGAGTGAAAGAAAAGGCTTGGAAAGCGATCACTGAGGTACAAAAAAGGATTCCAGAATTTAAAATTGAAGAATCCAAAGTTGAAGATTTAGAAATGTATCTTTCATTTTTAACAGATGATTTAAAACCTTATTTAGAGGCTGCTATTGGTAATTTTAACATTACAAAAAAAGCACTTTTAGAGTTCAAAAAAGAAGTTCTAGACCTGCACGAAATTGGTGACTTAATGAATCGACATCATCATTATTTAAAAAATCTTTTAAAAATTACAGTTCCTAAAATTGATACGATGATTGATGCTGCTTTAAATGCAGGTGCCTTAGGAGCTAAAATTGTAGGCTCTGGAGGTGGAGGTAGTATTGCAGTGATATCTCCCAAAAATAAAGAAGCACAAATTATAAAAGCAATTTTAAATGCCGGCGCTAAAGATGCCTATTGCGTTGCGGTTGCTAAAGGTGCTAATGTCTCAGAAATAAATTTATTGAAATAA
- a CDS encoding beta-N-acetylhexosaminidase: protein MKGKILFTFISFLFIHILTTNSQDINIIPKPQEFSFGKNTFVIDENTLIISLKESEKSAKILQKYFKENFNLQLKAAEFHSFKKKSIYFKTNNNLADEAYELSVSEDGITICALDDKGWFYAVQSLMQYCSSSSYFSKYEKLINLKEVTIKDAPRFKWRAFMLDEARYFKGMQQVKILLDEMAFLKMNVFHWHLVDDQGWRIEIKKYPKLTEVGSKRKSTQVGALMWESPIQSAEPHEGFYTQEQIKELIQYAKERHITIVPEIEMPGHSSAAIASYSWLGTSQKEIEVPIKFGVGKDVYDVTNPRVSKFLTDVLDEVMGLFPSKVIHIGGDEVKYNHWKSSLSVRKYMKEKELKTPADLQVYFTNNISKYLQKKGRRMMGWNEIMGHNLHYYQNKEDTKTTQTLAKESIVHFWKGDIDLITTAASNGYEIVNSLHSYTYLDYKYIDLPLSKAYSFNPIPKKLDTKYHDKIIGLGAQMWGEWIPTNGEMHFRVFPRIAAYAEIGWTKNENKNFKTFKTALKNLQNRWEKKGIYFADDKFVEKNK, encoded by the coding sequence ATGAAAGGTAAAATTCTCTTTACATTTATTTCTTTTCTTTTTATTCATATTTTGACGACAAATTCGCAAGACATCAATATTATTCCGAAACCTCAAGAGTTTTCTTTTGGCAAAAATACTTTTGTTATTGATGAAAACACGCTCATTATCAGCCTAAAAGAAAGTGAAAAATCAGCGAAAATATTACAAAAATACTTTAAAGAAAATTTTAATTTACAACTAAAAGCTGCTGAATTTCACAGTTTTAAAAAAAAATCGATTTATTTTAAAACGAATAATAACTTAGCCGATGAAGCTTATGAATTGTCGGTTTCTGAAGATGGAATTACGATTTGTGCTTTAGATGATAAAGGTTGGTTTTATGCGGTTCAAAGTTTAATGCAATATTGTTCTTCCAGTTCTTATTTTTCTAAATATGAAAAATTAATAAATCTAAAAGAAGTTACAATTAAAGATGCCCCGAGATTTAAATGGAGAGCTTTTATGTTGGATGAAGCACGGTATTTTAAAGGAATGCAACAAGTAAAAATACTGCTAGATGAAATGGCTTTTTTAAAGATGAATGTTTTTCATTGGCATTTAGTCGATGATCAAGGTTGGAGAATAGAAATAAAAAAATATCCAAAACTTACTGAAGTTGGTTCTAAAAGAAAAAGTACACAGGTTGGCGCTTTAATGTGGGAAAGTCCCATACAATCGGCAGAACCACATGAAGGTTTTTATACCCAAGAACAGATTAAAGAGCTCATACAATATGCAAAAGAAAGACATATTACGATAGTTCCAGAAATAGAAATGCCAGGCCATTCCTCAGCTGCAATTGCTTCTTATTCTTGGTTAGGAACTTCCCAGAAAGAGATAGAAGTTCCTATTAAATTTGGAGTGGGTAAAGATGTGTATGATGTAACAAATCCAAGAGTATCAAAATTTTTAACGGATGTTTTAGATGAAGTGATGGGTCTTTTTCCATCCAAAGTGATTCATATAGGCGGAGATGAAGTAAAATACAATCATTGGAAATCTTCACTTTCTGTAAGAAAATACATGAAAGAAAAAGAATTGAAAACGCCTGCTGATTTGCAAGTTTATTTTACGAATAACATATCTAAATACTTACAAAAGAAAGGTCGAAGGATGATGGGATGGAATGAAATTATGGGACACAATTTGCATTATTACCAAAATAAAGAAGATACCAAAACGACTCAAACGTTAGCAAAAGAGAGTATTGTTCATTTTTGGAAAGGCGATATTGATCTAATTACAACTGCTGCAAGTAATGGATATGAAATTGTAAACTCGCTCCACTCCTACACCTACTTAGATTATAAATATATAGACTTACCGCTGTCTAAAGCCTACTCTTTTAATCCGATTCCCAAAAAACTAGACACAAAATACCATGACAAAATTATTGGTTTAGGTGCCCAAATGTGGGGAGAATGGATTCCGACAAATGGTGAGATGCATTTTAGAGTTTTTCCAAGAATAGCTGCATATGCAGAAATTGGCTGGACAAAAAACGAAAATAAAAATTTTAAAACTTTTAAAACAGCTCTAAAGAATCTTCAAAACAGATGGGAGAAAAAAGGAATTTATTTTGCTGATGATAAATTTGTAGAAAAAAACAAATAA